A genomic region of Vanessa tameamea isolate UH-Manoa-2023 chromosome 11, ilVanTame1 primary haplotype, whole genome shotgun sequence contains the following coding sequences:
- the LOC113402512 gene encoding acylphosphatase-2-like: MALRNIDFEAYGRVQGVFFRKYIKQQADKLQLKGWCRNTSRGTVEGQMQGPSYNLEKMSNCLVNPANPRVLIEKVEFKNDKHITEYTFSNFDIRRDD, from the exons ATGGCACTCAGAAATATAGATTTTGAAGCTTATGGACGAGTTCAAGGAGTATTTTTCCGGAAG TACATAAAACAGCAAGCAGATAAGCTACAACTTAAAGGTTGGTGCAGGAATACCTCTCGTGGAACAGTAGAGGGTCAAATGCAAGGGCCCTCTTATAATTTGGAAAAAAT GAGTAACTGCCTGGTAAATCCGGCCAACCCAAGGGTTCTGATCGAAAAGGTGGAATTTAAAAACGACAAACACATTACTGAATATACTTTCAGCAATTTCGATATACGACGTGACGATTAA